In the Alkaliphilus oremlandii OhILAs genome, one interval contains:
- the secG gene encoding preprotein translocase subunit SecG: MWVLRTFLMILQAISCLVLIGSVMLQPAKSEGLSSTFGGTGAQMMAKQSRGYDALMSKVTKATAVLFIIFAIALVAIQ; encoded by the coding sequence GTGTGGGTTTTGAGAACATTTTTAATGATACTTCAAGCAATATCTTGTCTTGTACTGATAGGGAGTGTAATGTTACAACCAGCTAAAAGCGAAGGACTCTCCAGCACATTTGGCGGCACTGGAGCGCAAATGATGGCAAAACAAAGCAGGGGTTATGACGCACTAATGAGCAAAGTAACAAAGGCAACAGCTGTTCTGTTTATTATTTTTGCTATTGCACTTGTTGCAATTCAATAA